A window from Leptothermofonsia sichuanensis E412 encodes these proteins:
- a CDS encoding Nif11-like leader peptide family natural product precursor, translating to MSAGIVEKVKEFLVKLAKDQSFRSQLENTAAEERTQFLANAGYSFSKEEFESAAIQVLEEKEQGQFDDLTEAELSVVFGGYIGTQPIVQPMYGVIWWPIRPIKPIMPPVQPMYGVIVSSDL from the coding sequence ATGTCTGCTGGAATCGTAGAAAAGGTAAAAGAGTTTTTGGTAAAGTTAGCCAAAGACCAGAGTTTCAGATCTCAACTGGAAAATACTGCGGCTGAAGAGCGCACACAGTTTTTAGCCAATGCTGGTTACAGCTTTTCTAAAGAAGAATTTGAGTCTGCTGCAATTCAAGTACTGGAAGAGAAGGAACAGGGACAGTTTGACGACCTGACTGAAGCTGAACTGTCGGTCGTATTTGGTGGATATATTGGCACTCAACCTATTGTTCAACCCATGTACGGCGTCATCTGGTGGCCCATCCGCCCAATTAAGCCCATTATGCCTCCAGTTCAGCCCATGTACGGTGTCATCGTTTCTAGCGATCTGTAG
- a CDS encoding IS3 family transposase (programmed frameshift) translates to MQRKQHSAEFKAKVAIEAIKGLKTVNELATEHGVHPTQIHQWKKQVLDELPGIFSSRRAQSQKEQEDLTASLYQQIGQLKVELDWLKKKSLALSLDHKRQLVEPNHSDISVARQCELLDLARSSWYYKPVAVDAYELHLMNLIDAQYTKTPFYGIRRMTAWLRTQGEVVNHKRVARMMRQMGIEAIYPRPRTTIPADNARRYPYLLKGLTIDAPNLVWSTDITYIRLARGFVYLVAIIDWYSRYVLSWQLSNTMDIHFCLVALEQALQLGQPVIFNSDQGSQFTSHPFTSYLESRDIRISHDGKGRAFDNIFIERLWRSVKYEEVYLKDYSTVAVAMEGLGNYFEFYNHQRLHQALNYQVPSAVHFSTGDDNYVLEQTQKNK, encoded by the exons ATGCAGCGCAAACAACACAGTGCAGAATTCAAAGCCAAGGTCGCTATCGAAGCGATCAAAGGACTGAAAACGGTGAACGAACTGGCAACCGAACACGGGGTACATCCGACGCAGATCCACCAGTGGAAGAAACAAGTCCTTGACGAACTGCCCGGCATCTTCTCATCCCGGCGTGCCCAAAGCCAGAAGGAACAGGAGGACTTAACGGCAAGCCTGTATCAGCAGATTGGGCAACTCAAAGTCGAGTTGGACTGGTTGAAAAAAAAATC TCTGGCATTGTCGCTCGATCATAAACGCCAACTGGTGGAGCCAAATCATTCCGACATTAGTGTGGCACGTCAATGCGAATTGCTCGATTTAGCCCGCTCCAGTTGGTACTACAAGCCCGTTGCCGTAGACGCTTACGAGTTGCATCTGATGAATCTGATTGATGCTCAGTACACCAAAACGCCGTTTTATGGCATTCGCCGCATGACAGCGTGGCTGAGAACGCAGGGCGAAGTAGTCAATCATAAGCGGGTAGCACGAATGATGCGGCAAATGGGCATCGAAGCGATTTATCCTCGTCCCCGCACGACGATTCCTGCGGATAATGCACGACGTTATCCCTATCTGCTCAAAGGATTGACGATTGATGCGCCGAATTTAGTTTGGAGTACTGACATTACCTATATTCGGCTTGCCAGGGGCTTTGTGTATCTCGTTGCGATCATTGATTGGTACAGTCGCTATGTTCTCTCGTGGCAGTTGTCTAACACAATGGATATCCACTTCTGCCTGGTGGCACTGGAACAAGCCTTACAACTCGGACAGCCTGTGATCTTCAACTCCGACCAGGGCAGCCAGTTCACAAGCCATCCGTTCACGAGCTACCTGGAAAGCAGGGATATTCGGATCTCTCACGATGGCAAAGGACGAGCGTTCGACAACATCTTTATCGAACGGCTTTGGCGCAGTGTCAAATATGAGGAGGTGTATCTCAAAGATTATTCAACGGTCGCGGTTGCGATGGAGGGATTGGGGAACTACTTCGAGTTTTACAATCATCAGCGGTTACATCAGGCGTTGAATTATCAAGTGCCATCCGCAGTGCATTTCAGTACAGGAGATGATAACTATGTATTAGAGCAAACACAAAAGAACAAATGA
- a CDS encoding Crp/Fnr family transcriptional regulator encodes MYAETSLANWLKTTQIFRGLDQSQLLAIAQIAQLKTFRRGELIFQQGSEATGFFVVKTGRVKVFKLSVNGKEQILHLFKAGEHFAEVPALDGKAFPASAAALEPSEVVFFSRFVFLELLYQSPDIAINMLISLSQHARNLSKLIEELSFKEVPQRLATYLLNLSERTDSPRTVELDLSKSQLAAALGTIPSTLSRAFYRLSHEGIIAINGSHIELLDRDRLLSLSQLLEEVVVDSTCGNKGN; translated from the coding sequence ATGTACGCCGAAACTTCTTTGGCAAACTGGCTAAAGACAACGCAAATCTTTCGTGGGTTAGATCAGTCTCAACTTCTAGCCATTGCCCAAATTGCTCAATTGAAAACGTTTCGGAGAGGGGAATTAATCTTCCAGCAAGGTAGTGAAGCCACAGGTTTCTTTGTGGTAAAAACAGGGCGGGTAAAAGTCTTTAAGCTATCCGTCAATGGCAAAGAGCAAATTCTGCATCTGTTCAAGGCTGGAGAACATTTTGCAGAAGTACCCGCTTTGGATGGCAAAGCTTTTCCAGCATCCGCCGCTGCCCTGGAACCCTCAGAAGTGGTCTTTTTTTCACGGTTCGTCTTTCTGGAGTTGCTTTACCAATCTCCTGATATTGCAATTAACATGCTTATTAGCCTGTCTCAGCACGCCCGCAACTTAAGTAAGCTCATTGAAGAGCTGTCATTTAAGGAGGTGCCCCAGCGGCTGGCAACTTACCTGTTGAATTTGAGTGAACGCACAGACAGTCCCCGCACTGTAGAGTTGGACTTGAGCAAAAGTCAGTTAGCCGCTGCCCTGGGCACAATTCCATCAACGCTTTCCAGGGCATTTTATCGACTCAGCCATGAAGGGATAATTGCGATCAATGGGTCCCATATTGAGTTACTAGATCGCGATCGCCTCCTGAGCCTGAGTCAGTTGTTGGAGGAGGTGGTGGTGGACTCGACTTGTGGAAATAAAGGAAACTAA
- a CDS encoding nitric-oxide reductase large subunit: protein MRLRDEFKTNRYDSETGTLRLTAAQTNGLQKVFEDYQILLSQGSAVHSIPSGWFIDAGQIRDVTAFFSWTAWAAAANRPNAPFSYTANWPHDDLIGNQPPAQFLIWSIVSVIVLIAAIALFLFVYLTQEDSEGIQTVAARPAIRLATPSQRVTTLFFGVAMTLFLVQILMGMVTAHYAVEGEGFYGVPIQRYLPYAASRTWHLQLAVFWIATCWLAAGLYFGPRFGKHEPKFQAWGNGGLLVALAVVVVGSLIGTWAGIQGYLGDKSFWFGHQGYEYVELGRLWQLLLIGGMVFWLWLMFRALRPALQAEGSKTGLNHFFLYSAITIPLFYASGLMYTNHTPLSVAEYWRWWVVHLWVEGFFEVFATVAIAYLCSELGFLKRSSALRATYLTTILYLGSGVIGTLHHLYFAGTPVFITAMGAVASALEVVPLTLIGFEVVKSLKLSQEAQGFYRMPLKFFIATCFWNLVGAGVFGFLINPPIVLYYSQGLNTTPIHAHSALYGVYGSLAIALMLFALREITPDRAWDEKNLNFSFWWINSGLVLMMVTGLIPNGFYQLVQSVNHGTWYARSAAVISSPWMQWTVWLRIPGDIVFSVGAIMLVYCVGRAAIGIFHQPAQKQPGEVAG from the coding sequence GTGAGACTGCGGGATGAATTTAAGACCAATCGCTATGATTCTGAAACCGGCACCCTGCGGCTGACCGCTGCGCAAACTAACGGCTTACAAAAAGTCTTTGAAGATTATCAGATCTTGCTGTCTCAGGGGTCAGCCGTGCATTCGATTCCCAGTGGCTGGTTTATCGATGCGGGGCAAATTCGGGATGTGACGGCATTTTTTAGCTGGACGGCCTGGGCCGCCGCCGCAAACCGACCCAATGCGCCGTTTTCCTATACAGCAAACTGGCCCCACGATGACCTGATTGGCAACCAGCCTCCGGCGCAGTTTCTGATCTGGTCAATTGTGTCGGTGATTGTGCTGATTGCAGCGATCGCCCTGTTCCTGTTTGTCTATCTCACCCAGGAAGACTCAGAAGGAATCCAGACCGTAGCCGCGCGCCCGGCGATTCGTCTGGCGACCCCAAGCCAGCGGGTTACAACCCTATTTTTTGGCGTAGCCATGACTCTGTTTTTGGTGCAGATTTTAATGGGTATGGTGACAGCGCACTATGCAGTAGAAGGAGAAGGCTTCTACGGCGTGCCTATTCAGCGCTATCTGCCCTATGCCGCTTCGCGCACCTGGCATTTGCAACTGGCAGTGTTTTGGATTGCTACTTGCTGGCTGGCGGCAGGTTTGTACTTTGGACCTCGTTTTGGCAAGCATGAACCCAAGTTCCAAGCCTGGGGTAATGGCGGGTTGCTGGTGGCATTAGCGGTCGTCGTCGTTGGTTCCCTGATTGGTACCTGGGCTGGTATACAGGGCTATCTGGGTGATAAAAGCTTTTGGTTTGGGCACCAGGGCTATGAATATGTCGAACTGGGTCGTCTCTGGCAACTGTTGTTAATTGGCGGCATGGTGTTCTGGCTATGGCTCATGTTTCGCGCCCTGCGTCCAGCCCTGCAAGCCGAAGGCAGCAAAACCGGACTGAATCACTTCTTTCTCTATAGCGCCATCACCATTCCGCTGTTCTATGCATCGGGGTTGATGTATACCAACCATACACCCCTGAGCGTGGCAGAATACTGGCGCTGGTGGGTAGTGCATCTGTGGGTCGAAGGCTTTTTTGAGGTATTTGCCACCGTGGCGATCGCCTATCTCTGTAGCGAACTCGGATTCCTCAAGCGATCCTCCGCACTACGAGCGACTTATCTGACCACGATTCTCTATTTGGGCAGTGGGGTGATTGGTACTCTGCATCACCTTTACTTTGCAGGAACTCCAGTATTTATTACGGCGATGGGGGCAGTGGCTTCAGCCCTGGAGGTGGTGCCTCTGACGCTGATTGGCTTTGAAGTTGTGAAATCTCTCAAACTCTCCCAGGAAGCTCAGGGATTTTATCGAATGCCGCTCAAGTTCTTTATTGCCACCTGTTTCTGGAATTTGGTGGGAGCAGGCGTGTTTGGCTTCTTGATCAATCCGCCGATTGTCCTCTACTACTCTCAGGGACTCAACACCACGCCGATCCATGCGCACTCGGCATTGTATGGCGTGTATGGTTCCCTGGCGATCGCCCTGATGCTGTTTGCTCTGCGAGAAATCACCCCGGATCGTGCCTGGGATGAGAAAAATCTCAACTTCTCCTTCTGGTGGATTAATAGCGGACTGGTGCTAATGATGGTCACAGGGCTGATTCCCAACGGGTTTTACCAACTGGTGCAGTCGGTCAATCACGGCACCTGGTACGCTCGCAGCGCCGCGGTGATTAGCTCCCCCTGGATGCAGTGGACAGTCTGGCTGCGCATCCCTGGCGATATTGTCTTCTCGGTGGGGGCAATTATGCTGGTCTATTGCGTTGGACGAGCCGCGATCGGCATCTTTCACCAGCCTGCGCAGAAACAGCCGGGGGAGGTGGCTGGGTAA
- the ric gene encoding iron-sulfur cluster repair di-iron protein, with protein MATVQLHDTVGNIVRDHPALARLFEQSRVDYCCGGQKTLAEACIQRGLDPQTFLAQLKEAAIAEPLPAVNLVALSLSELTDHIEQVHHAYLKTELPRLENLITKVARVHGDKDSRLTQVRDIFLSLSQELTTHLMKEEQILFPMMRQLETQETIPTFHCGSIANPINQMTLEHDTAGTALVQLRQLTDDYTPPGWACNTYRVLLDALLTFEQDMHQHVHKENNVLFPKAIALEQLKRD; from the coding sequence ATGGCTACCGTTCAACTTCATGACACCGTTGGCAACATTGTTCGTGATCATCCCGCTTTAGCCCGTCTGTTTGAACAATCCAGGGTAGATTACTGCTGTGGCGGTCAAAAGACTTTAGCAGAAGCCTGCATTCAGCGCGGTCTGGATCCGCAGACATTTCTGGCTCAGTTGAAGGAGGCTGCCATCGCAGAACCTTTGCCAGCAGTCAACCTGGTAGCATTATCCCTAAGCGAACTCACCGATCACATTGAGCAAGTTCACCACGCCTATCTTAAAACCGAACTACCTCGTCTCGAAAACTTAATCACAAAAGTTGCCAGAGTCCACGGGGACAAAGACTCTCGATTGACTCAGGTGCGAGATATTTTTCTGTCCCTTTCCCAGGAACTCACCACACACTTGATGAAAGAGGAGCAGATCTTGTTCCCCATGATGCGGCAACTAGAAACCCAGGAAACCATACCAACTTTCCACTGCGGCAGCATCGCTAATCCTATTAATCAGATGACCCTGGAACATGATACGGCTGGAACTGCCCTCGTCCAGTTGCGCCAGCTTACGGATGATTACACTCCACCTGGCTGGGCTTGTAATACTTATCGTGTATTGCTCGATGCTTTGCTCACCTTTGAGCAAGATATGCACCAGCATGTCCACAAGGAAAATAATGTGCTGTTTCCTAAGGCGATCGCCCTGGAGCAACTGAAAAGGGATTGA
- a CDS encoding copper resistance protein CopD translates to MLFKLLVILHTLGATVWTGGHLVLAITVLPPALQNRDPDPIHQFEEHFEGFGLTALVLQVITGLWLTGIYFPGLQNFWRFDSFLSVYIAIKLGLLLGTLALAIHARFFIIPKLTKETIIPLAYHIVGVTTLAVLFVIFGAGIRLGGLP, encoded by the coding sequence ATGCTATTCAAACTTCTGGTGATTCTGCATACTCTAGGGGCTACCGTCTGGACAGGCGGTCATCTGGTGCTGGCAATCACAGTACTCCCCCCAGCATTACAAAACCGCGACCCAGATCCCATTCATCAATTTGAGGAACACTTCGAGGGCTTTGGGTTAACAGCACTGGTGCTCCAGGTCATTACAGGTCTGTGGCTTACCGGGATCTATTTCCCCGGTCTTCAGAATTTCTGGAGGTTTGATTCGTTTCTGTCGGTCTACATTGCCATCAAACTCGGCTTGCTGCTGGGAACATTGGCACTGGCCATTCATGCTCGCTTCTTCATTATCCCAAAGCTAACAAAGGAAACCATAATTCCCCTGGCTTACCACATTGTCGGGGTCACCACTCTGGCTGTTTTGTTTGTAATTTTTGGGGCAGGCATTCGCCTGGGAGGACTCCCCTGA